Genomic DNA from Gilliamella sp. ESL0441:
CAGGCGCTGAATTATCCAAAATCTACACTCAACATGTAGCCGATACAGTGCATAAACAAAATATGTTTGATACTCAGACAGTTGACACAGAAGATACCTACACCAAGTTAACAAAATTAAAACAACTGTTAGATATCGGAGCTATTACTCAAGTTGAGTATGATGCGAAGAAAAAAGAATATGTTGATAAGCTTTAATTAAGGAATAACAGAATGAAAACATTTTTAGCTGGTCTTTTTATTGCTATTATTTTTACCTTTTCTGTAGGTTTAATATTGTTAATATGGAATATTGATATATTTCAATATGTTGATATGAAGAAAATTTTGTTGACTATGGTAACCATCGTGGTGAGTTCTATCATACTATGTCTTGTATGGGCGCTACTATTCAATAAAAATCAATATCGATATGATAAAAATGCAGGTAATGTGGCGCAACCCCGAAAAATAAAATAATAAAATTTTATTTGATTTTATCACAATTAAAAGCCGACATAACGTCGGCTTTTTTGTTTCAATTACTTAATGGCATTAGCAACAATTTGTTGTGCTTCCTCTTGAAGTAAGGCTAAATGTTGATTGCTGATAAAACTTTCCGCATAAATTTTATAAGCATCTTCAGTGCCAGAAGGTCGGGCTGCAAACCAGCCATTTTCAGTAATAACTTTCAATCCACCAATAGGAGCATGATTAGCGGGTGCCGTGGTTAAACATTGAGTAATTTTTTCACCTGCAAGCTGATCAGTAGTCAATTGGCTTGCATCAAGTTTGGCTAGTTTTTGTTTCTCAGCAAATGATGCTGGCGCCTGAATTCTGCCATAATAAGAAACGCCAAATTTATCTTCAAGTTGTTGATATTGTTCTTGTGGGTTTTTGCCTATTTTGGCGGTCATTTCCGCTGCCAATAAACATAAAATAATGCCATCTTTATCGGTTGACCAAACTTTACCATTTGTTCGTAAAAATGATGCACCTGCACTTTCTTCACCAGCAAAACCTAATTGACCATGATAAAGTCCTTGGGCATACCATTTAAAACCGACAGGGTATTCTAAAAATTTTCGGTTTAGGCTGTTCGCAACGCGATCTATCATTGAACTTGTCACCAGTGTTTTGCCAATGGCAACATCTTTATGCCACTCTGGACGGTGCTGAAATAAATAATTTACACAAGCTGAAAGATAAGCATTTGGATTCATTAATCCTTTTGGTGTGACAATACCATGACGATCAAAATCGGTGTCATTACCAAAGGCTAAATCAAATTTGTCTTTTAAATTTAACAACCCATCCATTGCCCAGCGACTAGAACAATCCATTCTAATCACTTCATCGTGATCTAAATGCATAAAACTAAAGGTAGGATCAATTTTGTTATTTACAATATCAAGATTAAGACCATACTTTTCAGCAATTCGAGGCCAATAAGAAATACCGGCTCCGCCTAATGGATCAACACCAATTTTAAGTGAAGAAGATTTAATCAGTGCAAGATCAAGAATATTTTCCAGATCGTTAATATAATCAGTTTCGTATTCTTTAGTATGAATAAAATCGGAATGGATGGCTTTTTCCAATGTCACTCTTTTCACACCGTCTAATTGATGTTTAAGTAATTCATTTGCCCGATTTTCAATTTGTTTGGTAATATCAGTATCCGCAGGCCCACCATTTGTTGGATTATATTTAATTCCGCCATCTTCAGGGGGATTATGGGAAGGGGTAATCACGATACCATCAGCAAGTTGTGATTTTTTATCTTGGTTATACGTTAAAATTGCATGTGAAATAACCGGAGTAGGGGTATACCCCCAATCATGCGCTATAACAACTGTTTGTTCGTTAGCAACGAACACTTCAAGTACTGATTTAAGCGCTAATTCAGATAAAGCGTGAGTATCTTGACCGATAAAACAAGGCCCCGTTATGTGATTTGCTTTACGGTATTCGGCAATGGCTTGAGCGATTGCGAGTATATGGGCTTCATTGAATGTGCCTTTGTTTGAACTTCCTCGATGTCCAGATGTCCCAAAAATGACTAATTGACTAGCATTGTCTGTATCAGGTTTAATTTGGTAATAATTATTTTGTA
This window encodes:
- the pgm gene encoding phosphoglucomutase (alpha-D-glucose-1,6-bisphosphate-dependent), which encodes MATPSRAGLLAKPSDLINVETLQNNYYQIKPDTDNASQLVIFGTSGHRGSSNKGTFNEAHILAIAQAIAEYRKANHITGPCFIGQDTHALSELALKSVLEVFVANEQTVVIAHDWGYTPTPVISHAILTYNQDKKSQLADGIVITPSHNPPEDGGIKYNPTNGGPADTDITKQIENRANELLKHQLDGVKRVTLEKAIHSDFIHTKEYETDYINDLENILDLALIKSSSLKIGVDPLGGAGISYWPRIAEKYGLNLDIVNNKIDPTFSFMHLDHDEVIRMDCSSRWAMDGLLNLKDKFDLAFGNDTDFDRHGIVTPKGLMNPNAYLSACVNYLFQHRPEWHKDVAIGKTLVTSSMIDRVANSLNRKFLEYPVGFKWYAQGLYHGQLGFAGEESAGASFLRTNGKVWSTDKDGIILCLLAAEMTAKIGKNPQEQYQQLEDKFGVSYYGRIQAPASFAEKQKLAKLDASQLTTDQLAGEKITQCLTTAPANHAPIGGLKVITENGWFAARPSGTEDAYKIYAESFISNQHLALLQEEAQQIVANAIK